Sequence from the Osmerus eperlanus chromosome 23, fOsmEpe2.1, whole genome shotgun sequence genome:
CAGTCGCATCGCTTGTAGTCAATATTGTGCAAGTTATGGCGATTGCTGTCGATTTTCTGTTTTGACAAGTTTATTTGAAGTTTGAAACCTCACATGTCATCCTGCCAGTACTCATAAAGGACTGGCAATTTGGCTGTCCCGATTTAATTGACAGTTGTACTATTTTAAGATGCCCATGCAGGAGGGATGGATTTAAATGGTTTACGAGAGAAACAACAGGCTTTGATACATTTTCATATGATCAATATTTAACCCAAGGTCAAAAATGCATTCAACACATTCCAGTGTACAAATACATATAATATCTGacttattgttgttattattattgtgaggcACGTATTAAGAAAATATCTCAAAATGTActtttgtctgtctttgtgaCGGATTATGCAATATGATATGTAACCTTCTGCACAAGGTCAAAAATTATTGTACTGCATGCGTCATCTGCCGGTTAATAAACGTCATTACACTAACACTACTGGACAGCTTCTGCATACACACAGATGCTTGCAAACAGCTTTCGCCTCTAATGAATTCATAGACTGAAGACTGTAAAGAAGCAACAAATTGATTTTATGAACATGAATCCTTGTCATTACAAAGACTTAAatggatcttttttttttgctcctgGAAAAAAAAGGATCGCACCTCCATGTCACCCAACACAACAAGAAACATTTGGTCCATTGCATGAAGAgatgaaatatacatttttaaAATTGCTTTTACATTCAATAGCATCTTCTGTAGCCCTCCAAGCGCATGCAGCCTGAGACTGTAACACAAATTATTCTCCTAACCGAAACCCGACATTAGAACAAAACACATATGTCCcacatgttcacacacccacagtacATGTTGGTAGAAGCCTGTCTTGTTATGGTCTCCTATTCACATGCATTAGGAGGTTATTAAGGCTGGCATAACCGTCACTAAGAACCTCTCATGGCTCGTTAACTGACTACTCAGCTGCAAATCTCCTTTTTCTAACTGGCTGATCGGTAGTGTTTGGCGGGTTCGGGTACCTTATTATCTGAGACTTAAAAAAACAGCTGACATACAGTACAATGTAACTGATAGGCAGGTTGTTTCACAGAAGCAGGAGATGGGAGCAGGAAGCAgcaatgtgtgtgaatgtctgttTCTCTGGTCGAGGtggtgaacacaaacacacacacatccggagGCCATGACCCGGACAGAGCCCTGAAGGTAGGTTCTGAGTATTATTAAACAAACACCTTGGATTTATGCGTcgcgaaaaaaaacacagatggACGCGCacgcatcctctctctccttcttcccatctcatacagacacacacaagtcgGACACTGTATGCACATTTAATGCGACGCGCATTCTCtccacacgcgcacgcacacacacagaaacacgcggACAcgtgaacacaggacacacaggggGTCTGCATGAATACTAGACCTCTCACTGAGAGTGAAAAGAATGGAGAGGCATTGAAATGGCAGCAGCCTCAAGTTCGCCCTTCATCTCCACGCCGCCccggtccccccccccatcccccccgtccccctgtTCCCAGAGGTGGGTGGGTTGAGAGGCCCACGGGCACCCGTATCAGATGAAAGGATTTCGTGAGGTTCCTCTGCTGGGGTAAACATTCccctgagagaaggagagagagagagagggggggggggcagagttaCTTCACACCGGCTACCATTCTGGCAAAATGGGAACTCTTGAATAACCATCACTTCCTCTTGCATTGAGCCATTCGCTTGATGCCGTTCCAAACCATTTCCTCAAGTGCTGCAGAGGAGCATCTTGTTGCTGTTGGGGGTCTGAAGTGAGGGGGCACTCACCGTGAAGGGGTTCACTGACATTGGACGAGGAACTTTGGGCTGAGATTCGGGGGCAGGGAATGAGGCAAAACCTGCAagtaccaaaacacacacacggccccaaAGAGAGATATGTCAGACACAAGCACCAATTGAACATTGTGAGGACTGctactctgtgtttgtgtccaaaCAGCAAAATTAGCAGCATACTGTAAGAAGAACTGAATGTGTATTGCCTGTGTGAATTGGTactctggaggtctggggggttgCTGTGAAAGTGAATTATTAGAACTAGGAGCTGGTGCTCTAGAGACTGTCAGACTGCGTTCATTTGATACttggccaaaacacatacgGCTGACATGCCATGGAGGCAGCTGCAGAACCCAACGGCACTGCCATGCGCTTCTTGGCAACTCGATATACTCTTCATAAACTGCAGGCAAAATGGCTAGATCTGTGCTCACGTTCTGGCATGGGTTACTTGTGTATTGCCTGCGGTACACAATTTGTATGGATCGCAAAAGAGAAATGCAGTTGAATACAAATAGTAAATTCGATAGATGTTTTGTACCATTGGCTTCCTGGTTGCTGGTCTGCTCATGGGGAAATGCATTCTGGGATGCGGGAGAGGGAAAAGTAGCCGAGGGGGGGAACACTGAGGTGGGAGAGGTGGTGAACACCCCAGCGTCACCTATAGAATCACAAGATGCAGGGTGTTGTGTTACACACAGGATAACCAAATAGTTCATTTTAGCCACCAATCCAAATGAAGCAAACGAAGGGGTGCATCTCAATATGCGAAGAGAcgagctgggagaggggggcctCTCCAGAGTATTGAGACTGAGCCCATCTCACCTCCCGAGGTGTTGTTGAAGGGGTtactgggggagagagcaggctggGAAGAGGAGCCGGAGCTGAATGGGTTGGGGAAATCTGAGACTCAGAGAGGGACGCAGGGAAACAGAGGGGCGGACAAAAAGACAAGTGAGTCGGTTAGGATACATTCATGACTAGGGGCAATGACTCATTGACCATTTTGTCGGTGCTAAAACATATTGTGTTAGTCACTGATTCATACTATTTGAATGTGTTGAATGTTTTGATGATTGAAAGGAAGTGAAAATAGCAGACAGTCAACATTCAAAATATTGATATAAAGAAAGTACCTACTTGCAAATGTTTGGGAGTTGGAGGCAGTTTCTACCCCTGGCGAGCTTAGGTGgaggattaaaaaaaataactttTGTTTATGGCACAATTCATTAAATTGACATTTCAACTAAATATTTTACATTGgctgagacaaaaaaaaaaaattcacagCACTGAAATTACCTGGCAGGGGTTGAACTAGAAGACAGCCTGTTTCCAAACAGGGTGCTGTACTGCGGCAATCCACCGGGTGGCGCTAGAAAATCACAACGTAAGTTCAGGGATCAAGTGCAACTGTGTTGTTTTGAGAAATAGGGTTCAAAGTTTTCAATGTTTCTTAAAGGTGTGCACATCATTAGAGTTCACATTAAACACTTTGGGGAAATACTTCATCTGATAGTTAAGCATACTATTAATCTAAGCCAAGGTCTATGAAATCAAATCAATACCTCGATGATAATCTGCAGGATATAACGCAACGAAGCATGAAGAAATCCCTGAAGCAGTTTCAATCATGCGCAAGTGATCTTTTCCTACATGTATTTCACACTTTGCTGTGAGTGTCAATGTTTAATACTTTTCATGTATAATACTTCTTAATATAATATATGAAACACAACAATgcattatattttatttcaaggtCTTTCTGTGGCAACACAGTTGTCTGGTACGGCAAGAGCAGACCACACAATGGTGATAATTCACTTGCTAAAAGCCTTGGCATTTAGAGTAAGGACGTTATGCAACATCAATGAGCACATACCCGTTTCTCCCTcttagctcccccccccccccctctctttctcgctctctccccactACACAAACATGGCACCCTGACAccgacgcatgcacacacacgtacactcttTTTCATTACCTTTACCAGTGCCGGGAGAAGCGTCAGAGAAGACCCCCTCTAGCTGAGACAGCGCCGCATACCTGTCCTGGGGGTTTGAgttgggggcctgggggggcacACTGAGGGCACCGTGCTGCTGGCCGAGACCCCCAAAGTCCACACTCAGAGACTTGGGGAAGGCCCTGAAGGGCGCCGAGCCACCCGAGGCAGACACCGTACGACTTGCTGTTGACCAAAACAAAGGCCGTCTTAAGACCCTTGAGTGACCTGGACAAGGGAGTCTAGGTTCGGTTTGAACACTGGTGGGGACAAACATGAACACTTTCCTTGCATTGCCCCTAATCATTGTTGGGGACGTTTCCATGCTCTCCTAACACTGGTAGACATATTCCAACAGTTCGCTCCTGAACCTACGTCTGTGGATTTGGACCCCTGGCTCCTGCTTGTCTTTTTCAGAATACGTTATAACAAAGGGGATAGCAGTATGCAGGACGTTTTTATCATGTTGTGAACACATACTCCTAAAAATAAACGGTCAACTGCACCCCCATTAGCCACATTGCATGCCATCAGATTCTCACAGGAATTGACTGTGTAGAAGATCAAGACAGCTTAAAGTAGATCTGTTACACATATCCTAGATAAGGTTTGTCCTGGACAATCAGAGCAGCATCACTGCATACTTCCTAGAATACTTTTCACTGGAATGTTAATGGTTGTGATTAAGTGACCTACATAGTACTACTGGCTAGCACAGTAATGTTCAACAACAGAGTGAAATATCACAGGGCTTGTTTTGGCTGGGTTACTGGATATTCCTTTAAAAATAGCATTCAACTTCAAAACTTGTTCTTTATTCTCTGGGGGTAcggttggcctctctctctctgtccttgacCTGGCCACTCCTCAGATCTGGGTCTTTGAAGTTTGAAGCTAACTGATGAAGAGGAAATATCAACCCTAAGAAGAACTGCTTGCTTAGCACTGTTTAGCTAGCCATCAGCATAGGAAGGCCTGAAAATAATGCAAACTATTATTATGATAGAGTAGAACTATGAAATTCTATTCCACCACTGTAGTCTATCATATTTCTACTGAAAGATGCTCCTCATTTATCTCCGTATTTATAAATAATGTAATACAGCCttcaaatattgttttgttatgaagcacttcataacagccatCCAGTTTTCATTCAAAATCAGTATTTCGGTTGGTGGCTTACCTAAAGTGAAGCTGTTTTTGAAAGTGCTACTGGCTGAAGGATAAACGAGATAAGgattggtagagagagagagataaagtttGGGgttgaggatgggggagggggggagggaagaagaaaaCATGTCGTTGTGGAGACAAGCAAGGACAACAGGATGTTCAATTGATCGTGGCTCTGATGGGGAGTAAAAAGGTACCTGAGGGTCTGGGGAGGGCGGGAAATGAAGGGGTGTGACTTTGGGCTCCCAtggcggaggagagagacccTGGACGCTGTCTCTCTATTCCACAAAGAAGaggatctgagagagagagagacaatggagATATAAAGAGATTCAgtaagggagaagaagagaaagagacgaacggtgagagagagcgagatagacaAAAATTGTGAACACAGTAAATACAAATATTGCTTCAGGCATGACACCCCCGTCTCTGTTcaacagccccctctctcccccaatccTTGGGGCGGAGTCATCACCTTTCATTGGGGGGTCTCTGAAGCTCTGGGATCGCGAGGGCCGAGCGGTGAAGACATCGGTCCTCATATCGGCAGGGGACACGGCGAGGGGCGCCCGGTCCCAGGAGGAGACCTGGGACTGggactgaggagagggagaggagaggggggtggggtgtggtgtggtgagggggtgtgggagggggttgTAGGATGGGCGACAGAGGGAGAACCAGTCACACTGTGGGCCTCCGCTGAGCTCCCATCTATAATTGACACCAATGTAGCTTTGATGGCAGAACTTCCTGGGGCTCTTTATCTGGTCACCTGCCTCTTGTCTTTAGTACACCACCGCTTGGGTTAACTCTCTGAGCGCTCTCTGTCTTTGGTCTCTCTAACCCTTagctatctccctctctctatctctctctgagatcactccctctctctctttttgatcTTTCCCCTCTTCCTAAGATAGTCTCTCGGCCaaaagcatctctctctctcgccctctctctcccccagttacAGTCTCTCACCAGTGTCCGTGTGGGTCTTGCTGTGGGGGGCATGGAGTGGGAGGGGGCCTGAGcaggcaggggtccctgggctggagACAATACCTGGACCCCCGAGGCCCAGGGACCCTCCACTTCCCTACGATTCTTACTCTTGGAAAAATGCCTAAAAAAAGAATTTAAAAAAGACACTCAAATTATCTGGAATTATAATGGAATATAATGGAATGTGATCAACATTTTCACCATCCACGTTTTACAGTCATTTTAGCGCACTAAATAAGTATACAATACTGTAAATAATGATCTGTGTGTAGATCTAgtactgtgttttctcagtATTTACCATTTCTTCTTCTCATATTTGTCTTGAAGGAACTCTTTCAGTTTCTGGGTGTCTCTTGTGTCAAAGCACCCGTCTGTCTTTGGATCAAACGCACACAGCCAAGTCCTCCTgccaacctacacacacacacacacacacacacacacacacacacacacacacacacacacacacacacacacacacacacacacacacacacacacacacacacacacacacacacaagggtgtaccaacccatacacacacacacacacacacacacacacaagggtgtaccaacccatacacacacacacacacacacacacacacacacaaggatgtaCCAACCCATACGTACAAGTGATTGAAATGAATATCTAACATTCACCGCCACCATCATGTTCGGCATGCATTCCAAGTCATGATGAAGGTGTTGAATAACAcacatctcttcctcccctcacaCTAGTTTATACGTTTGACTCACATTTCCTGATCAGATATTCACATGTGAAtcatcacatgcacacatcacTGAATACCAAATGTATCTGCAGTACTGCAGCTGTTTAACATGATCTTGCAAGAATCTTTCAGAGCAGCACATACTCTCGCACACATACCCAAATACTGTGCAGCTTAGTTGCTGGATGTGCTATAGAGTTTGCTCTGGTTCAGTCTTGCAGAGGAGCTCGACTGGTCTGACTGGTCGAGACAAGGGACACAGCAGTTACTAACCCTGAAAAGATAGGACCTTTTCTGCAGAAGAGCCCATCTGGATGGGTAGGAACAGTATGCAGGAGTATGATATAATACTCCTGCCATAACCTGGAGACACTGATGAATCTACACTGTAGATACGACCTAAATATCTTCCCTAGCCTCAGCCCACTAAGGATCATACATCATTTATGATAAGACTATTAATACCACTGTAATACTATCATTCATCTTTATTCTTCCAATTCATTGTGAGAAGAATATTTTCAAATATACTTGACCATTAGATTGTCGAATGATCAAGGTGAGGTTTTTTATCTAGGTGTATGGAGAAATAATATACTGGGGCAACCCCAAGTCCCGCCCTCGTGCCCACCTGACCCCGTCGGTAATAGATGCAGCTCATCTGCCACTCACCTCGTTGCCATGGTTTTGCAGAAACTCCACTTCCTGTTGGGAGAAGGTTGTCATGGAGATAGACTTCACTCTATGGGGAGGGTTGAGTCCTCGCCTGAGATGAAGAAatggggagagaaatagatcaaAAGAAATGGAACACGTGCACGCAAGTGAGAGCATTCCAGATTCCTTGTGCTTCTAATGCTGATAAATCACACAAAAAATAAAGCagatagaaggggggggggggggggggggatgcacaTGGTGATTGTGACAGGTGTTCAGGAAGGTGAAATAGGCGGTTGCAGTGAAAACAAGCAGTGCGGAATAATTACGTATTAGGCTACAGTTTACAACATGGGTGTTCTAGGATGCATGTTTCTTTCTTCGGTGCTTAACTATTCAGTGTGAAAGAATGCGCGAGGCTGTGAGGAAATCTTCTTATCTGAAACCAGGCGTCTGAAAGCTATTATGAAATGACCAGTGTAGCATGGCATAGGCCTATAATCTCTTGGACTAGGCTATGCTCTGCATGCGGAGGGGCTACGGTACGGGATAGCCTAGGAAACGCCAAACCTTGGACCATGACGAAATGAAACGTAACTCAAGCGCGATTAACGGGCACGCCTGTAAATGACAAAGTAGTCTAATTATGAACTCTCGATAGGAAGTACACATGtatgaaaggaaggaaggaagacaccatgcataaaatatttttttgcgcATTGCCTGCTGCTTTACACTTGCCTGAGTATGGCCCATATAAAACGTTTTGACAATTAGGCTACTGAAATGTACAGATGGTTGCATCTAGAATGGTAAATATCTGCAGTTACGCTTATAAGCATATGATAATGACAATATAACGCTAGGCTATCATGATAACCTTTTCCACCCAATAGTAGCCTAACCAATAGGGCAGCCTACACTATCAGGCTATTTTAGCtattgatccccccccccccccccccctcacaatgTGTATTCATGTACTTACAACATTCCAGAGCACGACGTGCACACGAAGCAACCCACTGTGATATCGATGTATGTCACCCCGGGTTGGCTGCACTCGAAGCAGTGTTTGTTTACTCCAGCTTGGGCGAGTTCGCGTACCTTGCGGGCGCATATCTCTTGGTTGTCCCGGTGTTTTCGGTTCGACATTCTGACTGGTATCTCGGCCCACTTGCCTCCTCTTCGCCTCTTGGTCGGTCTAGCGGAGACTATAGCCTGCGGCTCGTAAAGGCTGTGAGCCGCTTACCACTAGCCCTCCCCGCTATCCTACCTAGTTCTACGTTTACTCTCCCTCACGCCCACATTATGAAAAAGATTATGCGGCTTGCGCTCACGCGAATTGAGATCGATATGATAGCCTACTACAACATGCATCCGCTGTTGTCGTAGAAaatgtgggagagaggacaaCAAATGATCTGCAAAGTTGAACTAGGTCGTTATTTAGCCTGTTTTTTCATTGCTAGTAGTCTTTGCTCTTCGGAGTGGCAAAATCTGTCTCTCGGTCTGAGTGAATATCTATCCGTCTGCTCCACTCTGCTCACCATAAGCACACCCCCGTTGGCATATTATTGCGCTCGCGCCTGTCCTTCCAAGAAGACGCGGCGCTTTGGAAGGTTGACAGATATTTGGAACCCAGAGGCCAGTCAACTAAAGTACAGAGACACTTAGCACAACAAATATAGTCCAAAATGTTTGCCTAGAAAAAGTGAACAAGTCTAACATAGAAGGTTAGATTGATTAAGAGACTTGATATTGCTTATTATAATTTACTGTTACATTTGAttgtcatttatttttattgtcaCCCGGCAACACAACACATTGTAACCACTGTCATGGGAAACTACATTACGCCCCTTGCATGACGTCCTTCAAGAAAAATGTTTGTTTCCTGTTTCTGTCTTTCAACTCTGTATTGCATTAATCTAATAATATGATGCTACACTATCATAGGCTATAACCCGTTGCACGTTGTATAAaactgtaaaaaacaaaacgataTAGCATACAATTATGTTGCTTGACGATTCCCTAACAATACGCTCTGGCATTGGTCAAGTCAAACATGACACATCTGTTACGCAAAATAAATCCAACGTAAGAACCAAAACACTTGTTTCTCTGTAGAGATTTACGTTTGCACTCTAGTGCGTGATCTGCAGTGACGAATTTTGGTCACAAGGGAGTGCTATGTGCCCTGTCATATCTAGGCGTTTCGAACCATGTCCTCCAAAATCTTGTGTAACTcacttgtcatttgaaaatgcaAGAGTTTACTTGGTTATGGATGTGATTTACAAAAAATTGTATAACCGGCGGTTTGTGCTGTCCATTTAGCTTTTCAAAAATGCTCAAACATTAGTTAGCCTTCTCTGTGACAATGTGACACATTACTTTGTGTTATGatgacagctgtgtgagtgtttgtgacaAGAACGGATAGAAGGAATgtacttgtctgtgtgtgtgtgtatgctctgaTTGCAGCccgtgtgcatgcctgtgcatTTGCATAAGACATAAATGACGAAGAGAGTCCTTTAGCCGCTGTAAT
This genomic interval carries:
- the agfg2 gene encoding arf-GAP domain and FG repeat-containing protein 2 isoform X2, producing the protein MSNRKHRDNQEICARKVRELAQAGVNKHCFECSQPGVTYIDITVGCFVCTSCSGMLRGLNPPHRVKSISMTTFSQQEVEFLQNHGNEVGRRTWLCAFDPKTDGCFDTRDTQKLKEFLQDKYEKKKWHFSKSKNRREVEGPWASGVQVLSPAQGPLPAQAPSHSMPPTARPTRTLSQSQVSSWDRAPLAVSPADMRTDVFTARPSRSQSFRDPPMKDPLLCGIERQRPGSLSSAMGAQSHTPSFPALPRPSASSTFKNSFTLASRTVSASGGSAPFRAFPKSLSVDFGGLGQQHGALSVPPQAPNSNPQDRYAALSQLEGVFSDASPGTGKAPPGGLPQYSTLFGNRLSSSSTPASSPGVETASNSQTFANFPNPFSSGSSSQPALSPSNPFNNTSGGDAGVFTTSPTSVFPPSATFPSPASQNAFPHEQTSNQEANGFASFPAPESQPKVPRPMSVNPFTGNVYPSRGTSRNPFI
- the agfg2 gene encoding arf-GAP domain and FG repeat-containing protein 2 isoform X3, whose protein sequence is MSNRKHRDNQEICARKVRELAQAGVNKHCFECSQPGVTYIDITVGCFVCTSCSGMLRGLNPPHRVKSISMTTFSQQEVEFLQNHGNEVGRRTWLCAFDPKTDGCFDTRDTQKLKEFLQDKYEKKKWHFSKSKNRREVEGPWASGVQVLSPAQGPLPAQAPSHSMPPTARPTRTLSQSQVSSWDRAPLAVSPADMRTDVFTARPSRSQSFRDPPMKDPLLCGIERQRPGSLSSAMGAQSHTPSFPALPRPSASSTFKNSFTLASRTVSASGGSAPFRAFPKSLSVDFGGLGQQHGALSVPPQAPNSNPQDRYAALSQLEGVFSDASPGTAPPGGLPQYSTLFGNRLSSSSTPASSPGVETASNSQTFANFPNPFSSGSSSQPALSPSNPFNNTSGGDAGVFTTSPTSVFPPSATFPSPASQNAFPHEQTSNQEANGFASFPAPESQPKVPRPMSVNPFTGNVYPSRGTSRNPFI
- the agfg2 gene encoding arf-GAP domain and FG repeat-containing protein 2 isoform X4, encoding MSNRKHRDNQEICARKVRELAQAGVNKHCFECSQPGVTYIDITVGCFVCTSCSGMLRGLNPPHRVKSISMTTFSQQEVEFLQNHGNEVGRRTWLCAFDPKTDGCFDTRDTQKLKEFLQDKYEKKKWHFSKSKNRREVEGPWASGVQVLSPAQGPLPAQAPSHSMPPTARPTRTLSQSQVSSWDRAPLAVSPADMRTDVFTARPSRSQSFRDPPMKDPLLCGIERQRPGSLSSAMGAQSHTPSFPALPRPSASRTVSASGGSAPFRAFPKSLSVDFGGLGQQHGALSVPPQAPNSNPQDRYAALSQLEGVFSDASPGTGKAPPGGLPQYSTLFGNRLSSSSTPASSPGVETASNSQTFAISDFPNPFSSGSSSQPALSPSNPFNNTSGGDAGVFTTSPTSVFPPSATFPSPASQNAFPHEQTSNQEANGFASFPAPESQPKVPRPMSVNPFTGNVYPSRGTSRNPFI
- the agfg2 gene encoding arf-GAP domain and FG repeat-containing protein 2 isoform X1 — protein: MSNRKHRDNQEICARKVRELAQAGVNKHCFECSQPGVTYIDITVGCFVCTSCSGMLRGLNPPHRVKSISMTTFSQQEVEFLQNHGNEVGRRTWLCAFDPKTDGCFDTRDTQKLKEFLQDKYEKKKWHFSKSKNRREVEGPWASGVQVLSPAQGPLPAQAPSHSMPPTARPTRTLSQSQVSSWDRAPLAVSPADMRTDVFTARPSRSQSFRDPPMKDPLLCGIERQRPGSLSSAMGAQSHTPSFPALPRPSASSTFKNSFTLASRTVSASGGSAPFRAFPKSLSVDFGGLGQQHGALSVPPQAPNSNPQDRYAALSQLEGVFSDASPGTGKAPPGGLPQYSTLFGNRLSSSSTPASSPGVETASNSQTFAISDFPNPFSSGSSSQPALSPSNPFNNTSGGDAGVFTTSPTSVFPPSATFPSPASQNAFPHEQTSNQEANGFASFPAPESQPKVPRPMSVNPFTGNVYPSRGTSRNPFI